One window from the genome of Ictidomys tridecemlineatus isolate mIctTri1 chromosome 12, mIctTri1.hap1, whole genome shotgun sequence encodes:
- the Il18rap gene encoding LOW QUALITY PROTEIN: interleukin-18 receptor accessory protein (The sequence of the model RefSeq protein was modified relative to this genomic sequence to represent the inferred CDS: substituted 1 base at 1 genomic stop codon): MLCWAWTFLWLVAGERIAEYSTSDCSTKRLLWTYSTESEEEFVLFCDLPELQKSHLYPTSEPSPTRDPEYFPCSGSKDLSDVRWYLQPQNGDPLEEITNRYPHIVQDKTMLRFLIPEMNDSGSYVCGPRIRSPQDVACCVKTVLEIKPQANSPCENRKPHKQYLLLGRMDSIYCPSLSCQSETQSPEVTWYQNGKLLSAEKSSSILVDDTYVYHQGTYVCDYTPPDPASLSTLRDVVQVLTIVEDTKFKPDILDPVQDTLEVELGKSLTLRCKARFGFEKLFRPVIKWYIQDADREWEAPNSEKKSTQSTVKDEVIECVFSLEKLTQRDLSRKYICFAQNSIGNVTWTVRLREKKGVLFLYILLGTVMTLVGTLAAGALIYLYWIEMVLLCRSCRSQDETLRDKKEFDAFVSYAKRSSLESEASSAPSEEHLALNLFPEVLENKYGYTLCLLERDVVPGGVYAEDVVSIIKKSRRGIFILSPNYVNGPSVFELQAAVNLALDDQTLKLILIEFRSFQEPESLPHLVKKALRVLPTVTWKGFKSVRPNSRFWTQMRYHMPVKNSRRFKXNQLRISSRIFSPHTGKDSTEQKPLGGAAA; encoded by the exons ATGCTCTGTTGGGCTTGGACATTTCTTTGGCTTGTCGCAGGAGAGAGGATCGCGGAATATAGTACTTCAG ATTGTTCCACCAAAAGACTCCTTTGGACATATTCCACAGAGAGTGAAGAggaatttgtcttattttgtgATTTACCAGAACTGCAGAAATCCCACTTGTACCCGACAAGTGAACCCTCACCAACAAGAGACCCTGAGTACTTTCCCTGCAGCGGTAGTAAAGACCTCTCTGATGTCCGCTGGTACCTACAACCCCAGAATGGAGACCCACTGGAGGAAATCACTAACAGATATCCGCATATCGTTCAGGACAAGACTATGCTTCGCTTTTTGATCCCAGAGATGAATGATTCTGGTTCATATGTTTGTGGACCCAGGATCAG GAGCCCCCAGGATGTGGCATGTTGTGTCAAGACAGTCTTGGAAATTAAGCCCCAGGCAAATTCACCCTGTGAGAACCGTAAGCCACATAAGCAATATCTACTTCTTGGTAGGATGGACTCCATTTATTGTCCCAGTCTCAGCTGCCAAAGTGAAACACAGAGTCCAGAGGTGACTTGGTACCAG AATGGAAAACTCCTTTCTGCAGAAAAGAGCAGCTCAATTTTAGTGGATGACACCTACGTCTATCACCAGGGCACATACGTGTGTGATTATACCCCACCAGACCCTGCCAGCTTGAGTACCCTCAGAGACGTTGTTCAAGTGCTGACCATTG TGGAAGACACTAAATTCAAGCCAGATATTCTGGATCCCGTCCAGGACACACTGGAAGTAGAACTTG GAAAGTCTTTAACTCTTCGCTGCAAAGCACGATTTGGCTTCGAAAAGCTCTTTAGACCTGTGATAAAGTGGTACATCCAAGATGCCGACCGGGAGTGGGAAGCCCCAAATTCTGAGAAGAAAAG TACACAATCCACTGTCAAGGATGAAGTTATTGAATGTGTTTTCTCCTTGGAAAAACTCACTCAGAGAGATCTTAGTAGAAAGTACATTTGCTTTGCTCAGAACTCGATTGGGAATGTCACCTGGACTGTCCGActgagggaaaagaaaggag TGCTGTTCCTGTACATCCTGCTGGGCACCGTCATGACCCTGGTGGGCACACTGGCAGCAGGCGCCCTCATCTACCTGTACTGGATTGAAATGGTGTTGCTGTGCCGGAGCTGCCGGAGCCAGGATGAGACTCTCAGGG ATAAAAAGGAATTCGATGCTTTCGTATCCTACGCAAAACGGAGCTCTTTGGAGAGTGAAGCCTCTTCAGCTCCGAGTGAGGAGCACTTGGCCTTGAATCTGTTTCCTGAAGTTCTGGAAAACAAATATGGATACACTTTGTGCTTGCTTGAGAGAGATGTGGTCCCCGGAGGAG TGTATGCGGAAGACGTCGTGAGCATTATTAAGAAGAGCAGAAGAGGAATATTTATCTTGAGCCCCAACTATGTCAATGGACCCAGTGTCTTTGAACTCCAAGCAGCGGTGAATCTTGCCTTGGATGATCAAACGCTGAAACTAATTTTAATTGAGTTCCGTTCCTTCCAAGAGCCAGAGTCTCTACCTCATCTTGTGAAAAAAGCTCTCAGGGTTTTACCCACAGTCACTTGGAAAGGCTTCAAATCAGTTCGTCCCAATTCCAGATTCTGGACACAAATGCGCTACCACATGCCTGTTAAAAACTCCAGAAGATTCAAATAGAACCAGCTCAGAATTAGCTCaaggattttttccccccacactGGAAAAGATTCCACAGAACAGAAACCACTGGGAGGAGCTGCAGCCTAG